In Nilaparvata lugens isolate BPH chromosome 5, ASM1435652v1, whole genome shotgun sequence, the following proteins share a genomic window:
- the LOC120351464 gene encoding gastrula zinc finger protein XlCGF17.1-like, with translation MKRNVSDELAEDEIEEELSQTSDESEGEEEEDDDDSTYEDGDSNIVVEMDIDIKKEVEDLEEVEEVMITGDFDGPFVSDASSSAEDLLSCADCDFKSTNKSHLRKHIRSHREKLFSCELCDYKTSRANDLDRHSRRHTGDKPFRCEYCSYEATRSDALKLHIRKHTGEKPYLCDFCDYRCADPSVFKCHIKIHLNERSFECKECGYRCIRSTDMNRHMKRHTGEKPIECEFCEYKTARASALKLHMKRHSTQYSCEFCDFTTTLQRQLKQHLTTHSDYKPFSCELCDFRCIRSTDLRRHHLRAHITEKPYNCADCGYKTDRSDTYHRHLMQHTGEKPFACELCDYRGTRGIFLKRHLLKKHQTGNLFVAKGYT, from the coding sequence ATGAAACGTAATGTTTCAGATGAACTGGCAGaagatgaaattgaagaagaaCTGTCACAAACTTCAGATGAAagcgaaggagaagaagaagaagatgatgatgattccacCTACGAAGATGGTGACAGTAACATCGTAGTTGAGATGGACATAGATATCAAGAAAGAGGTTGAGGACCTGGAAGAGGTTGAAGAAGTTATGATCACAGGTGACTTCGACGGACCATTTGTTTCAGACGCCTCCAGCTCTGCAGAAGATTTGCTCTCTTGTGCAGACTGTGACTTCAAGTCCACAAATAAATCCCATCTTAGGAAACACATACGTTCACATCGGGAGAAACTTTTCAGTTGCGAGTTATGTGATTACAAGACTTCTAGAGCAAATGACCTTGACCGTCATTCGAGGAGACACACGGGTGACAAGCCTTTCAGATGTGAGTATTGCAGTTACGAGGCAACTAGGTCGGATGCCCTGAAATTGCACATTAGGAAACATACCGGCGAAAAGCCTTATTTgtgtgatttttgtgattatcgGTGCGCTGATCCTTCGGTATTTAAATGTCACATTAAAATACATTTGAACGAGAGATCATTTGAGTGTAAGGAGTGTGGTTACAGGTGTATAAGATCGACTGATATGAACAGACATATGAAAAGACACACGGGAGAAAAACCGATAGAATGTGAGTTTTGCGAGTATAAAACCGCGCGAGCCAGTGCGTTGAAACTACACATGAAACGTCATTCGACACAATATTCGTGTGAGTTTTGTGACTTTACCACCACTCTACAACGGCAATTAAAACAACACCTAACGACACACTCCGATTACAAACCGTTCAGTTGTGAGTTGTGTGACTTTAGGTGCATTCGGTCAACTGATTTGAGGAGACATCATTTGAGAGCCCACATCACAGAGAAGCCTTACAACTGTGCGGACTGTGGTTATAAGACAGATAGATCGGACACTTATCATAGGCATTTAATGCAGCATACTGGGGAAAAGCCGTTTGCTTGTGAGCTATGTGATTACAGGGGGACAAGGGGGATCTTTCTGAAACGACATCTGCTGAAAAAGCATCAGACTGGGAATTTGTTTGTGGCGAAAGGGTATACATGA